In Aquiflexum balticum DSM 16537, a single genomic region encodes these proteins:
- the gpmI gene encoding 2,3-bisphosphoglycerate-independent phosphoglycerate mutase, protein MNKKVILMILDGWGIATNPEVSAIDKAKTPFVDSLYKKYPHSKLEASGLAVGLPEGQMGNSEVGHMNIGAGRVVYQDLVKVNKAVQDGDLNHHPILVEAFNYAKRENRKVHLIGLVSDGGVHAHIDHLKGLCDAAKFNGLSQVYVHAFTDGRDTDPKSGLHYLSELNEHFQHSVGKIASVIGRYYAMDRDKRWERVKLAYDAMVKGEGEKSKDVLASMVKSYSNGVTDEFIRPIIQVNEQGKPLAVIQENDVVICFNFRTDRGREITQVLTQTDFEDFNMKKLKLHYITFTSYDETFKNVKVLFEKDNLNNTLGEVLAENRKKQIRIAETEKYPHVTFFFSGGREKEFDGESRILCPSPKVATYDLKPEMSAYEIADKIKTEIRKKEVDFVCLNFANPDMVGHTGVFEAAVKACETVDECARQVITQALESGYTTIVIADHGNSDMMINEDGSPNTAHTTNLVPCILVDEKDKFELKDGKLGDLAPTILTLMGISIPKEMTGNILV, encoded by the coding sequence ATGAATAAAAAAGTAATATTGATGATTTTGGATGGATGGGGCATTGCTACTAATCCCGAGGTCTCCGCAATTGATAAAGCAAAAACGCCTTTTGTGGACAGCCTTTATAAAAAATATCCCCATTCCAAGTTGGAAGCTTCAGGTTTGGCCGTAGGTCTTCCTGAAGGGCAAATGGGTAATTCCGAGGTTGGTCACATGAATATAGGTGCAGGAAGAGTAGTTTATCAGGACCTGGTCAAAGTCAATAAGGCAGTTCAAGATGGGGATCTGAATCATCACCCTATTTTGGTGGAGGCATTCAATTATGCCAAAAGGGAAAATAGAAAAGTGCATTTGATAGGGTTGGTTTCGGATGGAGGCGTACATGCTCACATTGACCATCTCAAAGGCCTTTGTGATGCAGCTAAATTCAATGGTTTGTCACAGGTTTATGTACATGCATTTACTGACGGCAGGGATACCGATCCAAAAAGCGGGCTGCATTATTTGAGTGAACTCAATGAGCATTTTCAGCATTCTGTGGGTAAGATTGCTTCTGTCATTGGGAGATACTATGCCATGGATAGAGATAAAAGATGGGAAAGGGTGAAATTGGCCTATGATGCCATGGTCAAAGGTGAAGGAGAGAAATCAAAAGATGTGTTGGCCTCAATGGTCAAATCCTACAGTAATGGGGTGACGGATGAGTTTATAAGACCAATTATTCAGGTCAATGAACAGGGTAAGCCATTGGCTGTAATTCAGGAAAATGATGTAGTGATTTGCTTCAATTTCAGGACTGACAGAGGAAGGGAAATCACCCAAGTCCTTACGCAGACGGACTTTGAAGATTTTAATATGAAAAAACTAAAACTTCATTATATAACCTTTACCAGTTATGATGAGACATTCAAAAATGTAAAAGTTCTCTTTGAGAAGGATAATCTGAATAATACTTTGGGAGAGGTGTTGGCTGAGAATAGGAAAAAACAAATCAGAATAGCAGAAACCGAAAAGTATCCCCATGTGACTTTCTTTTTTTCAGGAGGCAGGGAAAAAGAATTTGACGGAGAAAGCAGGATTTTGTGTCCATCTCCAAAAGTAGCAACTTATGACCTAAAGCCTGAAATGAGCGCTTATGAAATTGCAGACAAAATAAAAACCGAAATAAGAAAAAAAGAGGTGGATTTTGTTTGTCTCAATTTTGCCAATCCGGATATGGTGGGACATACAGGGGTGTTTGAAGCTGCTGTTAAGGCATGTGAGACAGTGGATGAATGTGCCAGACAGGTCATTACCCAGGCCTTGGAAAGTGGTTATACCACCATAGTGATTGCAGACCACGGAAACAGTGATATGATGATCAATGAAGATGGAAGTCCAAATACAGCCCATACTACTAATCTGGTCCCTTGTATTCTGGTAGATGAAAAAGATAAATTTGAGCTTAAAGATGGGAAATTGGGCGATTTAGCACCCACTATTTTGACTTTGATGGGCATTTCTATCCCGAAGGAAATGACCGGAAATATTTTGGTTTAA
- a CDS encoding DUF4783 domain-containing protein translates to MKSLVALISLSLLFFVPSGATNRTETNLNLTELSVYFKTGSSKDLARYFDHAINLNINGQQGDYSKNQAEFILKDFFIKYPPDDFKVLHQGENRGPTMFFVGSYMTDSNQFRILIKGTNKGDLIKIFSLEIIKIRI, encoded by the coding sequence ATGAAAAGTTTAGTTGCCCTAATATCATTATCTCTATTGTTTTTTGTGCCTTCAGGTGCCACCAACCGAACCGAAACAAATCTCAATTTGACGGAATTATCTGTTTATTTCAAAACAGGTTCAAGTAAGGATCTTGCCAGATATTTCGACCACGCTATCAATTTGAATATCAATGGCCAGCAAGGTGATTATTCTAAAAATCAGGCAGAATTTATTCTAAAGGATTTTTTTATCAAATACCCTCCGGATGATTTCAAAGTTCTCCATCAGGGAGAAAATCGGGGGCCTACAATGTTTTTTGTGGGATCCTATATGACCGATTCAAATCAATTTCGGATACTGATCAAAGGAACCAATAAAGGTGACCTGATTAAAATCTTTAGCCTGGAAATTATAAAAATAAGAATTTAG
- the nadC gene encoding carboxylating nicotinate-nucleotide diphosphorylase, protein MKNIPYLTPEKIHEFIRLALQEDVGAGDHSSLGSIPQGKQGQAQLIIKEKGIIAGLQLAEMIFRQFDPDLKVELLMYDGSEVKAGDIGLTVKGSAISILTTERLVLNCLQRMSAIATKTHNLNQIISHTKARLMDTRKTTPNFRLMEKWAVVLGGGLNHRFALYDMVMLKDNHIDFAGGIRQAIESTKSYLDSKKLNLKIEVETRTLAEVKEVLDVGGVDFIMLDNMDYPTMREAIRLVNGRFPIEASGGITEETLKDVAECGVDFISVGALTHHVKSMDISLKAF, encoded by the coding sequence GTGAAAAACATACCCTATCTGACACCTGAAAAAATACATGAATTTATCCGTCTTGCCCTCCAAGAAGATGTTGGTGCGGGTGACCATTCATCTTTGGGATCAATCCCTCAAGGTAAACAGGGTCAGGCCCAATTGATCATTAAAGAAAAAGGCATCATCGCAGGACTGCAACTTGCAGAAATGATTTTTCGTCAATTTGACCCTGATCTGAAAGTTGAACTGTTGATGTATGACGGTTCTGAAGTCAAAGCCGGAGACATTGGATTGACAGTAAAAGGCTCAGCAATATCTATTTTGACCACTGAAAGATTGGTTTTGAACTGTCTCCAAAGGATGAGCGCAATAGCCACAAAAACGCATAACCTCAATCAAATTATCAGCCATACCAAAGCAAGGCTGATGGACACTAGAAAGACAACCCCAAACTTCAGATTGATGGAAAAATGGGCCGTGGTCCTCGGTGGCGGGTTGAACCATAGATTCGCTTTGTATGATATGGTTATGCTGAAGGACAATCATATTGATTTTGCAGGAGGAATAAGGCAAGCAATCGAGTCTACCAAATCCTATCTTGATTCAAAAAAACTGAACTTGAAAATCGAGGTAGAAACGAGAACACTTGCTGAGGTCAAGGAAGTATTGGATGTAGGCGGGGTCGACTTTATCATGCTGGACAACATGGATTACCCTACCATGAGAGAAGCAATCAGATTAGTAAACGGAAGATTTCCGATTGAAGCATCCGGAGGTATTACAGAAGAAACACTGAAAGATGTAGCTGAGTGCGGTGTGGATTTTATATCCGTAGGTGCACTGACCCATCACGTAAAAAGTATGGATATCAGTTTAAAAGCGTTTTGA
- a CDS encoding ammonium transporter — MNQEMFTINNLWMMVATILVFIMHLGFASLEAGLTRAKNTVNILFKNTIIPAIGLLTYAFIGFNLMYPGEAFTGSFFGLSGIGISLPEGWDTFAYNEGYTFFTDFIFQAMFAATAATIVSGAVAERIKLGPFIFFSILYVGICYPIVGMWKWGGGFLNTLDVPFYDFAGSTIVHSVGGWGALVGAFLLGPRLGKYTETGMKAIPGHNIPLATIGVFLLWFGWFGFNGGSVLTADPGSVSRVFVTTAIAGAAGAFGALIASYLKFKTYDITMVLNGILAGLVGITAGADLMGVGESAIIGFIGGTLVVFAVVFFDRIKIDDPVGAISVHLIGGIWGTLAVGLFGNLAGFQQLLSQLIGIGAVAAFCFGSSWLIFFSLKRTIGIRVDEREELEGLDINEHSMQAYPDFASKN; from the coding sequence ATGAATCAAGAAATGTTTACTATCAATAACCTTTGGATGATGGTGGCCACCATATTGGTCTTCATTATGCATTTGGGGTTTGCCAGCTTGGAGGCTGGACTGACCAGAGCAAAAAACACGGTCAATATCCTTTTTAAAAATACTATTATCCCTGCTATAGGGCTGCTTACTTATGCCTTTATCGGATTTAATTTAATGTACCCCGGAGAAGCTTTTACAGGCAGTTTCTTCGGTCTTTCCGGAATTGGGATTTCTCTCCCGGAGGGCTGGGATACATTTGCCTATAATGAAGGGTACACTTTTTTTACTGATTTTATTTTCCAGGCCATGTTTGCAGCTACAGCCGCGACTATTGTTTCCGGAGCTGTTGCCGAAAGAATTAAATTAGGACCATTTATCTTTTTTTCGATCTTATATGTGGGTATTTGCTATCCAATTGTTGGAATGTGGAAATGGGGCGGAGGCTTTTTGAATACTTTAGACGTGCCTTTCTATGATTTTGCGGGTTCTACCATAGTGCACTCTGTCGGGGGCTGGGGAGCCTTAGTGGGGGCTTTTTTACTTGGCCCAAGATTGGGCAAGTATACAGAAACAGGCATGAAAGCTATTCCGGGCCATAATATTCCTTTGGCGACAATCGGGGTATTTTTACTTTGGTTTGGTTGGTTTGGATTCAATGGGGGTTCGGTATTGACTGCTGATCCAGGAAGTGTTTCCAGGGTTTTTGTCACCACTGCTATTGCGGGTGCCGCAGGTGCATTTGGGGCTTTGATAGCTTCGTATCTTAAATTCAAGACCTATGACATCACTATGGTGCTGAATGGAATTCTTGCAGGACTGGTAGGCATTACTGCCGGGGCTGATTTGATGGGAGTAGGCGAGTCCGCCATTATTGGGTTTATTGGAGGAACATTGGTTGTATTTGCTGTAGTATTTTTTGATAGAATAAAAATAGACGATCCTGTGGGTGCCATTTCTGTCCACTTGATCGGTGGAATCTGGGGTACTTTGGCAGTGGGTCTATTTGGGAATTTAGCTGGATTCCAGCAGCTTCTTTCTCAACTTATCGGCATTGGGGCAGTAGCAGCTTTTTGTTTTGGCAGCAGTTGGTTGATTTTCTTTTCTTTAAAGAGAACCATTGGTATACGTGTGGATGAAAGAGAGGAATTGGAAGGCTTGGATATCAATGAACACAGTATGCAGGCTTATCCGGACTTTGCTTCAAAAAATTAA
- a CDS encoding P-II family nitrogen regulator codes for MKKIEAIIRTSKFEEIYTCVAGLGVKFLTFYEVKGMGMEHAKQQTYRGVAYEPSYIPRTKLEIVTVEELVQPVVDCILNMGKTGEVGDGKIFIYEALEAYRIRNRDTGEEAL; via the coding sequence ATGAAAAAAATCGAAGCAATTATTAGAACATCCAAATTTGAGGAGATTTATACATGTGTAGCAGGTTTGGGGGTGAAATTTCTCACTTTCTATGAAGTAAAGGGAATGGGGATGGAACATGCCAAGCAACAGACTTACCGTGGTGTGGCTTATGAACCAAGTTATATTCCCCGAACCAAACTTGAAATTGTGACAGTAGAGGAACTCGTCCAACCTGTGGTCGATTGTATCCTGAATATGGGGAAAACAGGGGAAGTCGGGGATGGAAAAATCTTCATCTACGAGGCTTTGGAAGCCTACAGAATAAGAAACCGTGACACCGGTGAAGAAGCATTGTAG
- a CDS encoding nucleotidyltransferase family protein, protein MKIKPTLLVLAAGMGSRYGGNKQIDGFGPNGETILEYSIYDAIRAGFGKVVLIVRQEILEMTKELLLPKVEGKIEIDFVLQSLQSFVPSEFQNPERTKPYGTAHAVLCAKDAIAEPFSVINADDFYGKEAFEVIGKFLTNGVQPNLHAMVGYAIQNVLSEHGTVSRGVCSMNEANQLIGMIERTSIAREGEKILSKGDGEVIEIKEGTPVSMNFWGFHPTVFSAIEEMWLEFLTNNTENLKSEFYIPTVANNLIQDGKAAFEILEGGKTWFGVTYTEDKPVVIDSLKKMHESGEYPVNLWG, encoded by the coding sequence ATGAAAATCAAACCAACACTTTTGGTACTTGCTGCCGGCATGGGCAGTAGATATGGAGGAAATAAACAGATTGACGGCTTTGGCCCCAATGGAGAAACCATCCTGGAATATTCCATTTATGATGCCATTAGGGCAGGATTCGGAAAGGTTGTCTTGATCGTAAGACAAGAAATACTGGAAATGACCAAAGAACTGCTTCTGCCTAAAGTAGAAGGAAAAATAGAAATCGATTTTGTACTCCAATCCCTCCAAAGTTTTGTGCCGAGTGAATTCCAAAATCCGGAAAGAACAAAACCCTACGGCACAGCACATGCAGTATTGTGTGCCAAAGATGCGATCGCAGAGCCATTCTCTGTTATCAATGCAGATGATTTTTATGGGAAAGAGGCTTTTGAGGTAATCGGTAAATTCCTGACAAACGGGGTTCAGCCCAATCTACATGCAATGGTAGGCTATGCAATCCAAAACGTACTATCCGAACACGGCACCGTAAGCCGGGGAGTATGCAGCATGAATGAAGCGAATCAACTGATAGGAATGATAGAAAGAACCTCCATCGCAAGAGAAGGTGAAAAAATCCTGAGTAAAGGTGATGGTGAAGTGATCGAAATCAAAGAAGGAACACCTGTCTCTATGAATTTTTGGGGATTTCATCCAACAGTCTTTTCTGCTATTGAAGAAATGTGGCTGGAATTCCTCACCAACAATACGGAAAATTTAAAATCCGAATTTTACATCCCTACCGTGGCCAACAATCTGATTCAGGACGGCAAGGCTGCATTTGAAATATTGGAAGGTGGAAAAACCTGGTTTGGGGTAACTTATACCGAAGATAAACCTGTAGTAATCGATTCCTTGAAAAAAATGCATGAATCAGGGGAGTATCCGGTGAATCTTTGGGGTTGA
- a CDS encoding TlpA family protein disulfide reductase — MRIQTMMKKPFSLFLLWILVGFSSYGQAPTQAYLDYMNGLESYVQNDLYGKVAAVLYDVDDLPPAGDYIDFVTQIKKELEEYYQKNSVGLKEEEKKNARIFTNTMLVQLGDLYFDRGQELDTSEKLLFLERFFGETGLESSISELSDDLARSLMMTVHTALGIPFGMPNEQVGAFVQELEEPKKEMFLAALIQNDMLMLSGGYDVSKFQIEGFKSTYPQSVYIDNLDNGLLSIEKLRAGAQVENFSFVDLEGNQVSLTDFKDKIIYLDLWASWCGPCINTFRTKTPEFESKLREKEDVVLMYISIDEKEEPWRNYLSKNPMRGVHLFAGKGFQAEIMQYFKVWGIPRYLIIGKDNKIIDVNAPRPGDEAFEVLSKIQ; from the coding sequence ATGCGCATTCAGACTATGATGAAAAAGCCCTTTTCCCTCTTTTTACTTTGGATCCTTGTTGGGTTCAGTTCTTATGGACAAGCACCTACCCAGGCATATTTGGATTACATGAACGGACTTGAAAGTTATGTTCAAAATGATCTTTACGGAAAAGTCGCTGCCGTTTTGTATGATGTCGATGATCTTCCTCCGGCCGGGGATTATATTGATTTCGTCACGCAGATTAAAAAAGAATTAGAAGAGTATTACCAAAAAAATTCTGTCGGACTCAAAGAAGAAGAAAAGAAAAATGCCAGGATTTTTACCAATACCATGTTGGTTCAATTGGGAGATCTTTATTTTGACAGGGGGCAGGAATTGGACACTTCCGAAAAGCTGTTGTTTCTGGAAAGGTTTTTTGGAGAAACCGGATTGGAATCTTCCATTTCGGAACTCTCAGATGACCTTGCGCGGTCCCTGATGATGACTGTTCATACTGCATTGGGAATTCCTTTTGGGATGCCCAATGAGCAAGTTGGGGCATTTGTCCAAGAATTGGAAGAACCAAAAAAAGAAATGTTTTTGGCTGCCTTGATACAGAATGACATGCTGATGCTTTCAGGTGGCTATGATGTAAGTAAATTTCAAATAGAAGGTTTCAAAAGTACATATCCTCAATCCGTTTACATCGATAATCTTGATAATGGATTGCTTTCGATAGAAAAATTACGGGCTGGCGCTCAGGTGGAAAATTTTTCTTTTGTTGATTTGGAGGGGAATCAGGTGAGTTTAACGGATTTCAAGGACAAGATCATTTATCTTGACCTTTGGGCCAGTTGGTGCGGACCCTGTATCAATACTTTTCGGACAAAAACACCTGAATTTGAATCAAAGCTGCGGGAAAAGGAAGATGTGGTCCTCATGTACATTTCCATTGATGAAAAGGAAGAGCCTTGGAGAAATTACCTGAGCAAAAATCCCATGAGAGGGGTTCATCTTTTTGCTGGTAAGGGTTTTCAGGCGGAAATCATGCAATATTTTAAGGTTTGGGGTATTCCCCGATACCTGATAATCGGCAAAGACAATAAAATCATCGATGTCAATGCCCCAAGACCCGGAGATGAAGCATTTGAGGTATTGTCCAAAATTCAGTGA
- a CDS encoding DoxX family protein, which produces MKKLFFSTSPFLLDLGLAILRISTSLMLVTHGWAKIANFSERLTTFSDPIGLGPALSLQLVIFAEFFCAILLALGFLSRISLIPLIINMAVISFVVHADDPFSNQEKGLLFLVIFVFLMFSGPGKYSVDAQIKKNSN; this is translated from the coding sequence ATGAAAAAGTTGTTTTTTTCCACTTCCCCATTTCTCCTGGACTTGGGATTAGCCATTTTAAGGATTTCAACTTCTCTGATGTTGGTCACGCATGGCTGGGCCAAAATTGCAAACTTCAGCGAGAGACTGACTACATTCAGCGATCCTATTGGATTGGGACCTGCATTGTCTTTACAGTTGGTGATTTTCGCAGAGTTTTTCTGTGCTATTCTGTTGGCTTTGGGCTTCCTTTCACGGATATCATTGATTCCATTGATCATCAACATGGCGGTTATTTCTTTTGTGGTTCATGCTGATGATCCTTTCTCAAACCAGGAAAAAGGTTTATTGTTCCTGGTCATATTTGTTTTCTTGATGTTTTCCGGTCCCGGCAAATATTCCGTGGATGCCCAGATCAAAAAGAACAGCAACTAA
- the recF gene encoding DNA replication/repair protein RecF (All proteins in this family for which functions are known are DNA-binding proteins that assist the filamentation of RecA onto DNA for the initiation of recombination or recombinational repair.) produces MYLKNIRLQQFKNYQKAQVQFSKEINCFVGVNGSGKTNLLDAIHYLCLTKSAINGVDLLNILHNKDFFTVFGDFDLEGKEIEVRCIFEAGKKKQVLQNGKAIEKMSEHVGLLPVVIIAPDDTLLIKGGSEERRRFFDNMLCQMDKQYMDRLVRYQHFLKQRNALIKQFADKGKWDKAFVEPYDKEIIELSKLIATSRKSFTEEYGPLLKEFYDIISDNQENIDIQYDSHCLSEDFASEFKNNWQRDFMLKRTNMGIHKDDFQFGISDYPIKKFGSQGQQKSYVIALKLAQFQIFLTHKKTKPILLLDDIFDKLDDIRIAKLMNLVADHRFGQLFITDARPERSKAILAAIEAESKFFLIENGLISTDVF; encoded by the coding sequence ATGTACCTTAAAAATATCCGCCTGCAACAATTTAAAAATTATCAAAAGGCCCAGGTACAGTTTTCAAAGGAAATCAACTGTTTTGTCGGGGTAAACGGAAGCGGTAAAACCAACCTGCTCGATGCGATACACTATCTCTGCCTGACCAAAAGCGCCATCAATGGGGTTGATTTGTTGAATATTCTCCATAACAAAGATTTCTTCACGGTTTTCGGTGATTTTGATCTGGAAGGCAAGGAAATCGAAGTCCGATGCATTTTTGAAGCCGGGAAAAAAAAGCAGGTTTTACAAAACGGGAAAGCCATTGAGAAAATGAGTGAGCATGTCGGTCTTTTGCCGGTGGTTATCATTGCTCCTGACGATACTTTGCTGATCAAGGGGGGCAGTGAAGAAAGGCGGAGGTTTTTTGATAATATGCTCTGCCAAATGGACAAGCAGTATATGGATAGGCTGGTGCGGTACCAACATTTTTTGAAGCAGAGAAATGCACTGATCAAGCAGTTTGCAGATAAGGGCAAATGGGACAAAGCATTTGTAGAGCCTTATGACAAAGAAATTATTGAACTGTCAAAGTTGATCGCGACATCCAGAAAATCCTTTACGGAAGAATATGGGCCTCTTTTGAAAGAATTTTATGATATCATTTCAGATAATCAGGAAAATATTGATATCCAATATGACAGCCATTGTTTAAGCGAAGATTTTGCCAGCGAATTCAAAAACAATTGGCAAAGGGATTTTATGCTCAAACGTACCAATATGGGCATACATAAAGATGACTTCCAGTTTGGTATCAGTGATTATCCTATTAAAAAATTCGGGTCCCAGGGCCAACAAAAATCCTATGTGATTGCCCTGAAGTTGGCACAGTTCCAGATTTTTCTCACCCATAAAAAAACAAAACCCATCCTGTTATTGGATGATATTTTTGATAAACTGGATGATATCAGAATTGCAAAACTGATGAATCTGGTCGCAGACCACAGGTTTGGGCAGTTGTTTATCACGGATGCCCGGCCGGAAAGATCTAAAGCCATACTCGCAGCCATAGAGGCTGAAAGTAAATTTTTTCTTATTGAAAACGGGTTGATTTCTACAGATGTATTTTAG
- the pdhA gene encoding pyruvate dehydrogenase (acetyl-transferring) E1 component subunit alpha, translated as MAKKSTATKAKTKYPKETYAFWYESMLLMRRFEEKAGQLYGQQKIRGFCHLYIGQEACAAGAITALEKDDKWITAYRDHAHPLGLGTDPGAVMAELYGKATGTTKGKGGSMHIFDKERNFMGGHGIVGAQVPMGLGIGFAEKYKGTKNLCICHMGDGAVRQGAVHEALNLAMLYKTPVIFVIENNGYAMGTSVERTSNVTELYTIGEGYDMPSFPVDGMNVEAIHEAVAEAAERARKGDGPTLLEFRTYRYKGHSMSDPQKYRTREEVEEYKQRDPIAQVKATIMDNKILTEEEIAEIDKRVKKQVDDAVKFAEESPWPDGQDAFKDIYMQEDYPFVME; from the coding sequence ATGGCAAAGAAGAGTACTGCTACCAAAGCAAAAACAAAATATCCGAAAGAAACCTACGCTTTTTGGTATGAAAGCATGCTGTTGATGAGGAGGTTTGAGGAAAAAGCGGGCCAACTTTACGGACAGCAAAAAATAAGAGGATTTTGTCACTTGTATATCGGTCAGGAAGCCTGCGCTGCCGGCGCGATCACTGCATTGGAAAAAGATGATAAATGGATTACTGCTTACAGGGACCACGCCCACCCACTTGGTTTGGGAACGGACCCCGGGGCTGTGATGGCAGAACTTTATGGTAAAGCCACAGGTACTACTAAGGGTAAAGGCGGTTCCATGCACATTTTTGATAAAGAAAGAAACTTCATGGGCGGACATGGTATCGTAGGAGCCCAAGTCCCGATGGGTTTGGGTATCGGGTTTGCTGAAAAATATAAAGGAACCAAAAATCTTTGTATCTGTCACATGGGTGATGGTGCTGTGCGACAGGGAGCTGTACACGAGGCCTTAAATCTGGCCATGCTATACAAAACCCCAGTGATATTTGTAATTGAAAACAACGGATATGCCATGGGTACCTCCGTAGAGAGAACCTCCAATGTCACGGAACTTTATACCATCGGCGAAGGATATGATATGCCTTCATTTCCGGTTGACGGTATGAATGTGGAAGCCATCCATGAAGCGGTGGCAGAAGCCGCTGAAAGAGCCCGGAAAGGTGATGGTCCGACATTATTGGAGTTCAGAACTTACAGGTACAAAGGACATTCCATGTCCGATCCCCAAAAATACCGCACTAGAGAAGAAGTAGAAGAATACAAGCAGCGAGATCCCATCGCCCAGGTAAAAGCTACCATTATGGATAATAAAATCCTTACCGAGGAAGAAATTGCTGAGATTGACAAAAGAGTGAAAAAGCAAGTAGATGACGCGGTTAAATTCGCCGAAGAATCACCTTGGCCTGACGGTCAGGATGCCTTTAAGGATATTTATATGCAGGAAGACTATCCTTTTGTGATGGAGTAA
- a CDS encoding tetratricopeptide repeat protein: MAKKKTKKASEVEYELLEKPEEIASRLERGEAFVKKNSKLFGGILIVGILLIAGILYFQIDKQNKNEKAQAEMFQAVYYFEQDSTDFALNGDGSNPGLLRIIEQYGRTDAANMAHFYVGSIYLSEGQFQKAVDHLKKFSADDFFVQARAYSLLGDAYLELGNTKDAISAYKKAVDHKENKFFAPRYLSKLAIAYEEAGEIENAIKTYGIIEEKYFESFEFTNARKHKARLEGLASK; this comes from the coding sequence ATGGCTAAGAAAAAAACAAAAAAAGCTTCTGAAGTAGAATATGAGCTTTTGGAGAAACCCGAAGAAATTGCAAGCAGGCTGGAAAGAGGTGAGGCTTTTGTAAAAAAGAATTCAAAATTATTTGGAGGAATCCTGATCGTGGGCATTTTGCTTATTGCAGGGATTCTATATTTCCAGATTGATAAGCAAAATAAAAACGAAAAAGCACAGGCCGAAATGTTTCAGGCGGTGTATTATTTTGAACAGGACAGCACAGACTTTGCCCTGAACGGCGATGGATCAAATCCAGGACTTTTGAGAATCATCGAACAATACGGTAGAACTGATGCCGCCAACATGGCACATTTCTATGTCGGTTCCATCTATCTTTCCGAAGGTCAATTTCAAAAAGCAGTGGATCATTTGAAAAAATTCTCTGCCGATGATTTCTTTGTTCAGGCTAGGGCATATTCTCTTTTGGGAGATGCCTATCTGGAATTGGGAAATACCAAGGATGCTATCTCTGCTTACAAAAAAGCAGTGGATCATAAGGAAAACAAATTCTTTGCACCTAGATATCTGAGCAAATTGGCTATCGCTTATGAAGAGGCAGGAGAAATTGAAAACGCCATCAAAACCTATGGTATCATCGAGGAAAAATATTTTGAATCGTTTGAATTTACTAACGCTCGAAAGCATAAAGCGCGCTTGGAAGGCCTTGCCTCTAAGTAA
- the ribH gene encoding 6,7-dimethyl-8-ribityllumazine synthase, producing MATSLKNLSQYSENNIPDISNKKFGIVVSEWNDQVTESLFESAVETLIKYGAKKKNIFRKNVPGSFELTLGAQWLAELNEIDAVICLGCVIQGETRHFDFICDAVAHGITNVALKYNKPVIFGVLTPNTLQQALDRAGGKHGNKGDEAAITAIKMLGF from the coding sequence ATGGCTACTTCATTAAAAAATCTGAGTCAGTATTCGGAAAACAACATTCCTGATATCTCCAATAAAAAATTCGGAATTGTTGTTTCTGAATGGAATGATCAGGTGACAGAATCTCTTTTTGAAAGTGCAGTGGAAACGCTTATCAAATACGGGGCAAAGAAAAAGAACATCTTTAGAAAAAATGTTCCAGGCTCATTTGAGCTGACTTTAGGGGCACAATGGCTGGCAGAATTAAATGAAATAGATGCCGTAATCTGCCTGGGTTGTGTGATTCAGGGGGAAACAAGGCACTTCGATTTTATCTGTGACGCTGTTGCCCATGGAATCACTAATGTAGCTTTGAAATATAACAAACCAGTAATCTTCGGTGTGCTGACTCCCAATACGCTACAGCAAGCCTTAGACCGTGCCGGAGGAAAACACGGCAATAAAGGAGATGAAGCAGCAATCACGGCGATAAAGATGTTGGGATTTTAA